The region ATTATTTCAAATTGGAATGATTTCGGGGCTTTTAACCCCTGCTGGTGGCGATTCTCTTGATGATGCGGACGACTGTTTCCATGCCTTCGACGGTCACGTGTTCGAAGGGACCGTGGTAGCCGTAGCCGCCCGTGCCGAGATTCGGGCAGGGGAGTCCCATAAAGCTGAGTTTGGCGCCGTCGGTGCCGCCGCGCACAGGGTCGCTTACCGGTGTGATGTTTTCGGCGGCGATGGCTGTGCGGGCGCGTTCAAGGACTTCGGGCGTTTTTTCGATGATCTGCAGCATGTTGCTGTAGGAATGCTTGAGTTCGAGCTCAACGGTATTTTCGCCAAATTTTTCGTTAAACTTTTTGGCGATTTCGCGTAGGAATTCCTGGCGTTCTTCAAATCGCGTCTGGTCGTGGTCGCGGACGATGTAGCTGAGGGTGGCTTCGGTCACGTCGCCTTGCATGTCGGTCAGGTGGTAGAACCCTTCGCGGCCTTCGGTGGTGGCGGGTGTTTCGTTTTCGGGGAGCGCCATCGCGATTTCGGCGGCCATGAGGCTTGCGTTTTTCATGATGCCCTTGGCTTCGCCGGGATGCACGCCTTTGCCGTGAATCTTGAAGGTGGCACTTGCGGCGTTGAAGTTCTCGTAAGCGATGTCGCCTTCGTATCCGCCGTCGACGGTGTAGGCGTATTTAGCCGTGAA is a window of Fibrobacter sp. UBA4297 DNA encoding:
- the pepT gene encoding peptidase T is translated as MKVQDRFLKYVSFTTTSDEESECCPSTKQQLELAKFLTEELEQIGLSQVKMDENGYVYGLLPATEGRESDTPIGFISHMDTSPDFSGVNPKPQIIEDYDGEDVLLKGSGAVLKVEDFPTLKWLKGRTLITTDGTTLLGADDKAGIAEIVTAMEELIEIDRHAESRGYENLSGHGDIWVCFTPDEEIGRGADRLDLSYFTAKYAYTVDGGYEGDIAYENFNAASATFKIHGKGVHPGEAKGIMKNASLMAAEIAMALPENETPATTEGREGFYHLTDMQGDVTEATLSYIVRDHDQTRFEERQEFLREIAKKFNEKFGENTVELELKHSYSNMLQIIEKTPEVLERARTAIAAENITPVSDPVRGGTDGAKLSFMGLPCPNLGTGGYGYHGPFEHVTVEGMETVVRIIKRIATSRG